The following proteins come from a genomic window of Winogradskyella sp. PC-19:
- a CDS encoding tetratricopeptide repeat-containing sensor histidine kinase — MKLINDSKNDNDIIDAISFFRKDNVIQKQENNSIRLVYNLTYIARGQRKMGVIYEAENSAVEAIKILDDLEEDNFEYKIPLYNSLGILYLELEDYETSLKFYNKVLELNEDPKNIATIINNIGKVYFGLKDYESAIKFYEKSYQGSLYFDDKKNTARALDNLGFAQSKIANLDAIENLTEALKMRQNLNYTPGIIESYLHIGEYYKDRNKRKIALEYSNKAIEVAEATGNSDYLLNTLSFYSKLNRDSKILKLKRLEDSINKSNRLAQNKYASKKYAYEKQEKLAKENQLKAKDADIRAKEAELSSLEQKRYKTIYLLLGSIIFISSIFLFFLLKSKHKKEKLQQVYKTESRISKKVHDEIANDVFQVMTNLEAEADINSNLKSNIEHIYDKARDISKQLGELNITGDFKTILNDLAINYTNSDTNVILKDVSKIQWEKVSDIKKTALYKVLQELLINMKKHSKASIAVITFNSSSKKIIINYKDDGIGCHLKKSNGLLNVENRINAISGRINFESEINKGFKAIIEV; from the coding sequence GTGAAATTGATAAATGATTCTAAAAATGATAATGATATTATAGATGCAATATCATTTTTTAGAAAAGACAATGTCATTCAAAAGCAAGAGAATAATTCCATAAGGTTAGTATATAACTTAACATATATTGCTCGTGGGCAAAGAAAAATGGGAGTGATATATGAAGCTGAGAATTCAGCCGTTGAAGCTATTAAAATACTCGATGATTTAGAAGAAGATAACTTTGAATATAAAATACCTCTATATAATTCTTTAGGTATTCTATATTTAGAACTTGAAGACTATGAAACATCTCTTAAATTTTACAATAAAGTTTTAGAACTAAACGAAGACCCAAAGAATATAGCTACAATTATAAATAATATTGGTAAAGTATATTTTGGTTTAAAAGATTATGAATCTGCTATTAAGTTCTATGAAAAATCATATCAAGGTAGCTTATATTTTGATGACAAAAAAAATACTGCAAGAGCTCTGGATAATTTGGGATTCGCTCAATCCAAAATAGCAAATTTGGATGCCATAGAAAACTTAACAGAGGCTTTGAAAATGAGACAGAATTTAAACTACACACCAGGAATCATTGAGAGTTATTTGCACATAGGAGAATATTACAAAGACAGAAACAAAAGAAAAATAGCCTTGGAATATTCAAATAAAGCAATTGAAGTTGCTGAAGCTACCGGAAATAGTGACTATTTATTAAATACTTTGTCATTTTACAGTAAATTAAATAGAGATTCTAAAATTCTAAAATTAAAAAGACTAGAAGACAGTATAAATAAAAGCAATAGGTTAGCACAAAATAAATATGCATCAAAAAAATATGCTTATGAAAAACAAGAAAAATTAGCAAAAGAAAATCAACTTAAGGCAAAAGACGCAGACATAAGAGCTAAGGAAGCAGAATTATCTAGTTTAGAACAAAAGCGCTACAAAACTATTTATTTACTCTTAGGAAGTATAATCTTTATTTCCTCAATTTTCTTATTTTTTCTTTTAAAATCTAAGCACAAAAAAGAAAAACTACAACAAGTCTATAAAACTGAATCTCGAATATCAAAAAAAGTACATGATGAAATTGCTAATGACGTTTTTCAAGTAATGACAAACTTAGAAGCAGAAGCAGATATAAACAGCAACTTAAAAAGTAACATTGAACATATCTACGATAAAGCTAGGGATATTTCTAAACAATTAGGAGAGTTAAATATTACTGGAGATTTTAAAACAATTTTAAATGATTTAGCTATTAATTACACTAATTCTGACACAAATGTTATCCTTAAGGATGTCTCAAAAATACAATGGGAGAAAGTTTCTGACATAAAGAAAACTGCTTTATATAAAGTCCTTCAAGAACTACTTATAAATATGAAAAAACATAGCAAAGCTTCGATTGCAGTAATTACGTTTAATAGTAGTTCTAAAAAGATAATAATAAACTATAAAGATGATGGTATTGGTTGTCACTTAAAAAAGAGTAATGGATTATTAAATGTGGAAAACCGTATTAATGCTATTAGTGGTAGAATTAATTTTGAGTCAGAAATAAACAAAGGCTTTAAGGCTATAATTGAAGTTTAA